In the Brevundimonas mediterranea genome, GGTCACGGTCAGAACTCCCAGGACCAGGGCCATGCCTGCAGCCGGCAGCACGAACCGCCAGGCCGAAACGCCCGCCGCCCGCATGGCCACCAGTTCGCTGCGCCGATTCAGGCCGATATAGGCGGCCAAGGTTCCGAACAGGAAGACGAAGGGCAGAAGCTGAACGATCACCGACGGCGATTTCAGGGCTACGAGGCCCAGGATACGCAGGGCGGACAGGTCCTGATCCGAACCCACGCCGCGCGACACCTCGACGAAGTCGATGAGCATGACCAGGGCGGAGATCACGGCCAGGGCCACGCCCAGGGAACGAAGCTGCTGGATCAGCACATAGCGTTCGATCCGCCCCAGCCGAGGCAGACGCAATCGGGAAGGCGAGAGAAGGGCCAGGGTCATGCGAATCTCGCGCGCAGCCGGTCGATGACCGGCGACTTTCGGCGCTTGCGGGGCTTGAGGGCGCGGAACAGCAGCCGCACGGCCGCTGCGACGACGATCAGGGGCGCCAGATACTGCAGGATGTTCATCCACGGGTTCCAGGCGCTGGCGGCCACCAGTCCGTAGCCGATCACCCGGACCAAAAGGAAGACGCCCGCCGCCTTGGCGATCCGAAGCGAATAGCCGGTGCGGCTGAACGATCCGCCCATGATGGCGGCCAGGGCCATGGCCATGGCGACAAGGGCGTAGAGCGGGGCGGCGATGCGGGCGTGGGCCTCGGCCAGCAGTTCGCCGCGCGAGCCGGCGGTCTCCAGCACGCGAGGCGAGGGGGTCAACAACTGACGAAGATAGAGGTCGGCCGGCTTGTAGCGAATCTGCTCGGTCACGCCGGAGAACTGGCCCAGGGGGAAGTCGTATCTGTCGAAGGACAGGGTCTCGAGCACGCCGCGCGACGAATATTTCTGCCAGGAACCGTCGATCATGGTGAGAACCGGCTCATTGGCGGCGTCACGACCGAAACGCGCCTCGGCGGCGCTCCAGTTCTGGGTCGACTTGCCGTCATCGAGGTAGACGAACAGGTTTTTCAGAAGGCCGTTCTGTTCGATCTGCTGGACATAGACGGTCAAGCCGTCCGGTCCCTGGACGAACTGGCCCTCCTCGACCAGCAGGGCCGCCAGGTCCGTGCGAATGGCGAAAGCCTGGTTGCGGGCTTCACGCTGGGCCCACGGCTGGGCGAACAGGGTCATCACGAGATTCAGAATCAGCACGAGGAACGCCAGTCGCGCCGCGGGCGAGATCACCTGCCATCGCGTCATTCCGCCGGCGAAGGCCGCCGTCAGTTCCTGCTCGCGCTGCATTCGGGTCAGGGCGATGAGGGCGCCGACGAACAGACCGATCGGCAGGATGACCGCCAGCAGCTGAGGCAGGGCCAGCAGGGTCAGTTTCACCATGACCCACACGCTCTGGCCGCGTTCGACAATGACTTCCAGTTGGTCGAGGCTTTGGCTCAGAATCCCGATTCCAGCCAAGGAAGCGCAGGCCGCAACCACGGGCAGCGAGATCTGGCGGAAAAGGTATCTTTGAATCAGGGTCATGGGCGGATGGACTTCGCCCGGTTGCAGGCGGCGATAATGAGGCGCATCTAGTAGCACAGGAGGGCGCGTCCGCGACAAGCAGACGCGCCGTTTGTCTTTTTCTTCCGTTGTAAACGCCGGGTGGGGCCTGGCTGGAGTCACTGTATGAAGATCGAGTTCGTCGCTGCCGTGGACGCCGCTGAAATTCTCGCCGTGCCGGTTCATGAGGACCGCACGCTCGCCGGTTCAGGCCCGGCACTGGACGCCAAGGCCAACGGCGCCCTGACCAGAGCCATGTCCAAGAGCCGTTTCGTCGGCAAGTCTGGACAGACGCTGAGCATCGCCGCGCCGTCGGGTGTGAACGCCGATTGCGTGCTGCTGGTCGGCGCCGGGGCTGCGGACAAGCTGGACGACCTGGCGGTCGAGGCCTTCGGCGGCGCCGCCTATGCGGCGGTGAAACTGTCGGGCGCCGAGATTCTGACCATCGACGCCTCGGGCCTGACGCCGGAACAGGCCGCCCGCGTTGGCTTCGCCGCCCGTCTGGCCGCCTATCGGTTCGACAAGTACCGGACCACCCAGAAGCCCGACAAGATCCCGTCGATCACCGCGATCCGCGTCGTGACGTCGGACCTGCGCGCCGCCGAGGCCGCGCTGGAGCCCCTGTCGGCCGTCGCCGACGGCGTGATCTTCGCCCGCGACCTGGTGTCCGAACCCGCCAACGTCCTGTACCCGGCCGAGTTCGCCAAGCGCGTCAAGGCGCTGGAAAGCCTGGGTCTTGAGGTCGAAATCCTCGGCGAGGCCGAGATGGAGACGCTGGGCATGCGCACCCTGCTGGGCGTCGGCCAGGGCAGCCGTCGCGAAAGCCAGTTGGCGGTCATGAAGTGGAACGGCGGCGAGGCCGGCGGCCAGCCGATCGCCTTCGTCGGCAAGGGCGTCTGTTTCGACACCGGCGGCATCTCGATCAAGCCGGCCGACGGCATGGAAGACATGAAGTGGGACATGGGCGGCGCGGCCGCCGTGACCGGAACCATGATCGCCCTGGCCGGCCGCAAGGCCAAGGTCAACGCCGTCGGCGTGCTGGGTCTGGTCGAGAACATGCCGGACGGCGACGCCCAGCGCCCCGGCGACGTGGTCGTGTCGATGTCGGGTCAGACGGTCGAGGTGATCAACACTGACGCCGAGGGCCGCCTCGTCCTGGCCGACGCCCTCTGGTACACGCAGCAGCGTTTCAAGCCGAAATTCATGATCGACCTGGCCACCCTGACGGGCGCCATGATCGTGGCCCTGGGCCTGGATTACGCCGGCGTCTTCTCCAACTCGGACGCGGTGGCCGATCCGATCCTGGCGGCGTCGAAGAAGGTGGGCGAGAATTTCTGGCGGATGCCGATCCCCGACATCTATGAACAGCACATCGACTCGAAGATCGCCGATGTGAAGAACACGGGCAACGGCCGCGCCGGCGGCTCGATCACCGCCGCCCTGTTCCTGCAGCGCTTCACCAACGGCGTGCCGTGGGCGCACCTGGACATCGCCCCGACCGCCTGGGCCAACAAGAGCCCCAGCCCCACCGTGCCGGAAGGCGGCGTCGGCTTCGCCGTGCGCACGCTGGATCGCATGGTGGCCGACGCCTACGAAGCCTGAGTTCCGGACGGTAGAGCCGGATGAGCGGCAAGCCCGAAATCTGGTTCTACCATCTGGAGCGTTCCACGCTGGACCAGGTGCTGCCGACCCTGCTCGAGAAGACGCTCGAGCGGGGTTGGCGCGCCCTGATCAAGTCGGCGCACGCCCATCGGCTGGACGATGTCGATGAGCGGCTGTGGAGTTTTCATGATGAGAGTTTCCTGCCGCATGGCCGGGCCGATCAGCCCCATGCGGATCGCCAGCCTGTGCTGCTGAGCGAATCGGGAGAGAACCTGAACGGCGCTCAGGCGCTGTTCATCGTCGACGACGCAGAACTGGGCGTGACGGAAGGGTTTGAACGATGCTTCATCATTTTCGACGGTCGGGACGAGCCGGCGCTGCAATACGCGCGCGGACGCTGGAAGACGCTAAAAGAACAGGGCGCCAATCTGGCCTATTGGCGTCAGACGGACGAAGGGCGCTGGGAAAAGGCGGCCTGATCGCCGGGTTCGTGGGACTGGGCCTGCTGGCGGCCTGTTCGACGCCCGTCGCCGACCAGCCGGCGCCCCGCACGGTCGAACGCGCCCAGCTGAACCCGCCCGTCGGCAGCCGCATGCCGACCGGCCAGACGACCGACATCTGCAAGGCCGGCGAGATGCAGTATCTGGTCGGCAAGTCCCGGACCGAGATTCCCGTGCCGGTGGATGTGGTGAACCGCCGCGTCACCTGCACGACCTGCCCTGTCAGCCAGGACTATTCGGCCTATCGGCTGAACATCTTCTACAACGCCGACACCGGCATCATCGAACAGGTCCGCTGCGGCTAGGCCGTGACGGACCCCGGAGACGACCATGAAGACCGCCTTCATCCTGAGTTCCCTGATGGCCGCCGGACTTGCGCTGTCGGCCTGCGCCCAAACGCCCGCAACGCCCCCAGCGCCGGGCGGCGAGACCGCCTTCAAGGCCTGCAGGGTCGAGGATTACCAGGCCTATGTCGGGCGCAATCGTTCGACGCTGCCCGCCGCGCCGCAAGGGCAGAGCTTCAGGGTGCTGTGCACCACCTGCGCCGCGACCATGGACTATCGCGAGAACCGGGTGAACTTCGTCTATGACGAGGCGTCGGGCGTGATCCAGCAGGTGAAGTGCGGCTGAGGCGTCAGCGGCCGACCGTATCACCGGGCCACAGGGGGCCGCTGAACCGTCTGGCCAGATAGTCCATCATGGCCGTGACCCGCGCCGGTCGCGGCCCGCCCCCCGGCGCGACCAGGTGCAGGGCGATGGGCGCCAGTCGCCATTCGCTCATCACGGTCTCCAGATGACCGTCGGCGACGTCCTTCCAGTAGATGAAGTCCGGCTGGGGAAACACGCCCAGTCCGGCGCACAGCGAGGCGGTCAGGGCGTCGGAGTTGTTGGCCCGCAACGGGCCGCGCGGCCGGACCGACACCTCCTCGCCCGCGTCGTTGATGAACCGCCAGACATCGGGCGTGGACATGTAGGCGTAGCCGAGACAGGCGTGACGCTCCAGATCGTGCGGATGGGTCGGGCGCCCGCGCTGAGCCAGATAGTCCGGCGAGGCCACCAGCCGGCGCTCGACGGGTCGCAGCCGACGCGCCGTCAGGGAGGAATCCGGCAGGGCGGCGATGCGCAGGGCGCAATCGAATCCGCCGCCGACCAGGTCGATCACCTCGTCCGACAGATGCAGGTCGATAGAGACGTCGGGATGGGTGGCCAGAAACTCGGGCAGGGAGGGGGCGACATAGGCCATGCCGAAGGACATGGGGGTGGCCAGCCGCACGAGGCCGCGCGGCGTCACCGACATGTCCAGGGCCTCCGACACCGCTCCCTCGGCCTCGGCCAGCATCAGGCCCGCGCGCGCCGCCAGGGTCCGACCCGCGTCGGTCAGGGAGAAGCGGCGCGAGGTCCGGTGCAGCAGGGTGGTCTTCAGCTGCTGCTCCAGCCGTGTAACCGCCTTGGACACGGTCGCCTTGGACATTCCCATTACGTCGGCCGCGCCGGAAAAGGACTGGGCCTCCGCCACCTTGGCGAAGATGGCCATGGCCTCGAGGTCGGGCAGGCGGGACATGGCGGCCTCTGCGTTGGAAACGATGAGTTTCAGGTGTTTCTATTTCTGTTCGGTCGTCGATCTCTATCTTGGCGTCAAGTCAATGACGCCGGGACGGCCCGGCTTGAGGATGGACCGATGATCGAGCGCAGACCTTTTGAATCGCTGGGCGGCGCCAACCATGGCTGGCTGAACGCCAAACATCACTTCTCCTTCGCCAACTATTATGATCCCAAGCGGATGAGCTGGGGCAATCTGCGGGTCTGGAACGACGACGAGATCGCCGCCGGATCCGGCTTCCCGCCCCACCCGCACGCCGACATGGAGATCATCACCTATGTCCGCGACGGGGCCATCACTCACGAGGACAGCCTGGGCAACAAGGGCCGCACCGTGGCCGGGGACGTCCAGGTGATGAGCGCCGGCACCGGAATCCGCCACGCCGAATACAACGCCGAGCCGGAGCTGACCCGGATCTTCCAGATCTGGATCGAGCCGACCAAGCGCGGCGAGGCGCCCAGCTGGGGTTCCAAGCCCTTCCCCAAGGGCGAGCGTTCGGGACAGTTCGTGGTCCTGGCCTCGGGCTTTGAAGGCGACACGGAAGCTCTGCCGATCCGCACCGATGCGCGGATCGTGGCGGCGACGCTGAACGCCGGCGACAGCGCCGACTATGCGTTGGGATCGAACCGGCGGGCCTATCTGGTGCCAGCCAAGGGCGAGATCGAGGTCAATGGCGTTCGTCTGAACGCCCGCGACGGCGCCGCTATCGCTCAGGAGGACGTCGTGACGGTCAAGGCGGTCTCGGACGCCGAGGTCGTGCTGGTGGACGCGGCCTGACGACGAACGGCGCCGGGCGGGACGAACCTGCCCGGCGCCGTCATTCGCCCGTTTCTGGGATCAGAGTCCGGCGGCCCAGTCTGTGGCGCGGACCAGGCTGTCGACGATGCCCGGCTCCGACGAGGCGTGGCCGGCGTCGGCGACGATGTCCAGCTTCGCCTCGGGCCAGGCCCGGTGCAGGGACCAGGCGCTGGCGATCGGGGTGACGACATCGAACCGGCCCTGGGCGATCCAGCAGGGGATGTGGCGCATCCGGTCCACATTCTTCACGATCCAGCCGTCCTCCGGGAAGAAGCCCGCGTTGGTGAAGAACCAGTTCTCGATCCGGGCGAAGGCGACCGCAAATTCGGGTTCGGCGAACTTGTCCGGCCTGGCGTTGGGGCCCTCGACGCTGACCGTCTCGCCTTCCCAGCTGGACCAGGCGACCGCGCAACGTTCGCGGTCGGCGACGTCGTCACCGATCAGCCGCTTGTAATAGGCGCCCATCAGGTCGCCGCGTTCGGCTTCGGGTATGGGGGCGACGAACCTTTCCCAGGCGTCCGGGAAGATCATCGAGGCGCCGTCCTGATAGAACCAGTGCAACTCCTTCCTGGTCAGCAGGAAGATGCCGCGCAGAACCAGGGCCAGGACGCGCTCAGGATGAGTGATGGCGTAGGCCATGGACAGGGTCGAGCCCCAGGACCCGCCGAACACCACCCATTTGTCGACGCCGCACCGTTCCCGCAGCCGCTCAATGTCCTCGATCAGGGTCCAGGTGGTGTTGTTTTCCAGCGAGGCGTGGGGGCGGGATTGGCCGCAGCCGCGCTGATCGAACATGATGATCCGATACTGGGCCGGATCGAAATAGCGGCGCATGCCGGGATTGACGGCGCCGCCGGGTCCGCCGTGCAGCACCAGAACCGGCCGGCCCTGCGGATTGCCGCTTTCCTCGTAATAGATTTCGTGGACGCCGTCGGTGGTCATCCAGCCTGAGGCGAAGGGTTCGATCTCGGGGTAGAGTTCGCGACGCGGCTCGACGGGCGTGGGGAAGGCCATGCTTGCGAGGTCTTTCTATTGGGCCCGTATGCGGCCGTACTGAGGGTTAGGAACGAAATGCCGCAAAGGCTAGGCAAAGCCAACCGGCGATCATGAGCAGGCCGCCGATCGGAGCGACGGCGCCCATGACGGGCAGACTGAGCAGGGCGACGAAGGCCAGGGCGAGCGAGAACACAAGTCCGCCCGCCGCGCCCAGCCAGCCGGCGATCCGCGCCCATCGACCGCCGCCGGTCCACAGGGTGCAGGCCAGGGCGAAGACGGCGTGGGCCAGTTGATAATGGGCGCCGGTGGACAGCAGCGTCTTGACCTGCGGCCCGGCGCCATGGGCCGCAAAGGCGCCCAGGGCGACGGCAAGAGCCCCGTTCAGGGCGGCGAAGACGATCAGATTGCGACTCGGTGTCATGCAAGGAACCTAGCCTGACGAATCCGGGAAGTCTGCTATGCGCGGGCGATGGAATTGGGATCCAGATCGCGCGCGGCGCTGCAATATGTCCTGATGTTCGGCGGATTGGGCGTCAGCCTGCCCTACGCCGGCCTCTGGATGCGCGCCCAGGGACTGAGCGGGGCGGAGATCGGCGTTCTTCTGGCCGCCCCCATGCTGGGACGGCTGATCACGGGGCCTGCCCTGGCGGTCTGGGCCGATGGTTTTCGCTATCGCCGCACGCCCATAGCCCTTCTCGCCGCCCTGGCCGGCCTGGGATACGGAGCGGCGGGTCTGTCCGAAGGATTCGCAGCCTGGGCGGTCTGCTGGTTCATCGGCGCGACAGGCGCGGCGGCGATCATCCCCCTGACGGACGTTCTCACCCTGAGACTGGCCCGTCGTGAAGGATTCAGCTTCGCCGTGCCGCGCGGTTTCGGCTCCGCCGCCTTTGTCGCGACCAATATCGCCGTGGGGTTCGTCCTGCGGGCGACGGGGCCCGAGGCGGTCATCGTCGGCGTGATCCTGGCCTGTCTGGGCATAGCGGTCGTGGCCCGGCGGGTGCTGCCCGCCGAGCCGGTGCATGACGGCCCTCCGATCCCCGGCTGGGATCGGTTTCGGGGCATGGGGCGACTGTTGAAAGATCCCGTTCTGGTGACGGCCCTGGTCGCCATAGGCGCGGTGCAGGCGGCCCACGCCTTCTACTATGGTTTCTCCGCGATTGTCTGGCGGGGGCAGGGGATTGAACCGCATCTGACGGGGCTGTTGTGGGCCTTCGCCGTGGCGGCCGAGATCGGCTTCATGTGGATTGTCGATCCCTGGCGTCGTCGGCGCGGGATTGGAGCCTGGCCGCTGCTGGCGCTCGCTGCGACGGCGGCCGTGCTGCGCTGGGGGCTGATGGCGGCGGCGCCCCCGTTGTGGATCCTGTGGCCGCTCCAGGCGCTGCACGCCCTCAGTTTTGCGGCCAGCTATCTGGCCGGGATCGAACTGACCGAACGGCTGGCCCCACGCGACAGCCAGACGACGGCCCAGACCCTGAGTTCGACCCTGTCGGCGGGAGTGTTGATCGGTCTGGCGACCCTGGCGAGCGGTCCGTTGTACGACGCCTATGGCGCGGGCGGATACTTGGCGATGGCCGGCCTGGCCGGATTGGGCCTGATCGCCGTCATGGCCTTGAAGCCGATGCTGGTTGCTCGGGCTAGGTTCGAGGCGACAGGGCCATATGGCCGGCCATGATCGAGGCGGCGGCCTTGACCGCCTTCTTCACCGCCGTCTCATCCGCGGACGCCGGAGACCGCAACAGGCCAACGGCGGGGGTGTGCGGTCCATCGTCGAGGTCGGCGAGGATGCGATAGAGCAGATAGGAGCCCGCATCGTCCTCAGCCTCTGACGAGGCCTCGGCGGGCAGGCCGGAGGCGTGAAGGGCGCGCAGGATGTCGGCGACGGGAGCGGTGGTGCGGGCCAGGCCCGGACCGGTGACAGACAGACGGTCCTTTCGGTCCAAGGCCCTGTTTTCAGCCCGCATCTGGATGCGGAAGGCGGCGCCCTTGTGCGTGCGACCGACCAGGAGAACGGCGCGGCAGCGCCCGTCTTTCAGATCCGCGCCCAAGGTGTCGGCGAGGGCGTCCGGATCGCCCATGGACACCCGGATCGTGCGGGCCCCCGGGGGACTCCAGGCTTCGCCGGAAAGATCCTCGACCAGATCCCAGCCGGAATCGCCGTCATAGGTGCAGATCGCGATTCCGGGGCGTCGGTCAGGCCGGTTGGGGCCTTCGGTCTCGTTCGTCATTTCGACCTTAAACCCCGCCCACCGCGTGACGTTTTCGTGACCGAGGCAGGTGGCTCGAACTTGGGTCCGCCGTCAAGCCTCAACCGAGGTCTCCAACGGCCGCGTCCAACAGCATGAAGGCGCGACCCCCGTCAGAGGCGAGGCGGTTCTGCACGGCCTGAGCGTCGCCGCTGCGCGCGTAGGTGGATATGTCCTGAGAGAAGACGGCCACATAACGCTCGGCGTCGGCGCGCAGTTCGGGGTCGCTGAGCACACGGCGCGAGACGCTGCGGACGGCGGCCGGCGCCACACGGCGCACGATGCGACGCGCGCCGTCGGCGTCGCCGTCGCCCAGCAGACGCGCCGCCTCTTCCACGCGTGAACGGGGCAGGAGCGCATTGGGATCGACGCCCATGCGGCGGATCGCGGCCGCGACCCGGTCCGACAGGGCGGCGGTTTCCGCAGGGCTGGCCGTCGGCGTGTCCAGATCCAGAGGCGGATCGTCGCGGCCGCCGGACACCAGATCCTTCCAGTCGAGGCCCGCGTCCGGCGCGGGCGCAGCGCGCGGCGTTTCCGTCGGGGCCAGACGCAGACGATTGCGAAGCCCGAAGCCTCTGTCGGCCGCCCTGTCTTCCGGCGAGGGCTCGGTCGGCGTGGCGCTTCGCGGCTGCCGATGGCGTTCCGGCTCAGGCGGAAGCTCGCGAATACGGCCGGTCGGGGCGTCGCCCGAGACCACCCCCATCAGGCGCACGGCCTCGGTCAGCATGTCATAGTTGCGGCGGACCCGTTCCTGGAAGCCGACATCCAGGGCCTCCGTGTCTTCGGCGGCCTTGCGTGAGGCGGCGGCGAGGGACGCCAGGCCTTCCTCCACGCTGGCGCGGACGGCGTCGACGCGGGCGCGCGCCTGTTCCGGCAGACGCGCGGCGCGTTCGTCCACATCGGCGACGGCGGTGTCGATCTCGGACAGAGCGGAGTTAAGGCGGTCCACCAGGCTTTCCAGCCGTTTGACCATCCGCTCGCCGGCCTCGTCCACCAGGCCCGAGGTCTCGCCGACGATGCGACGGGCGTCCTCGATACGGGCGTCGGCGGCCTGATCGGCCTTTTGGGCCGCCTCGAACAAGGCCTCGCCCAGCCGGTCGGCGCGCAGTCGCGCCTGTTCGGCGGCGTCGGCGGCGGCGGCGCGGGAATCTTCGGCCGTGGCGCGCATCTGTTCCAGCGCCCGGCGGGTTTCCTCCATCAGGGTGTCGCGGGCGTCGGCGGCCAGGGCCTCGAACCGATCCAGCGAAACCTTGGTTGCGGCGTCGAAACCGTCGGCCTCGCGTTGGGACATGTCCACCAGGGCGCGGAACTGGTCGCCGGCGGCTTCCAGGATTTCGCGCAGGCTCTCGATCGACGTCTGAGACGTCCGGCCCATTTCGTCGGCGGCTGTGCGTGTCGCCGACAGATTTTCGACGAACTGGGCCCGCTGGCTCTCGACCTGGGCGGAGAAGTCTTCCTGATCGGTGCGCAGGGCGTAGGCGGCCGTGACCAGGGCGGCCCGCTGCTGGCTCAGCCCCTGTTCGACCGACTGGATCTGTTCGGCCACGCCGGAGCCGGCGTTTTCCAGCCGGATGGTCTGGCGGGCCAGGTCGTCGGCGGCGACGCGGGCGGCGTCCTGGGCCTCGCCGGCCGCGGCGGCCAGATCGGCGGCGCGAGCCGCCAGGGCGGCCTCGGCCTCGCGGAGCTGGGCCTGGGCCAGGTCGGACGCGTCGGCGACCATTCGCGACTGCCGCTCGACCGCATCGATGACGCCCGTGGCCTGGCTGTCGAGATGGACGCCCAGGGTCTGCATCTGATCACGCTCGCGAGCGAGGTTTTCGGTCAGGCGACGCGCCGTGCGGGCGGCGTTCTCGGCGGCTGCGTTCAGGCGATCCGTCTCCTCGGCCAGGGCCTGGCGCAACAGGACCATGTCGTTGCGGGCGCGTTCGGCCGCGAGGGCTGCGTGGTCGATATCGGTCCGCAGGGAATTCAGCACCTGGCCGGTCTGCTGGGCGGCCAGTGCGGTCGGCGCGACCAGGGCCTCGGCCATATCGCGGGCGCGCCGTGTCTCGGCGGCCAGACCGGCGCCCTGACGTACGGCGTGGGCCAGCATTATTGCGAGGCCGGCCGGCGCCAGCGCCATCAGGGCGTAGATGGCGAAGCGCAACGGATCCAGGTCCGCCGCGCCGGAGCCGAACTCATACGCGGCCCATGAAGCGACGCCGCCGATCCACAGGGCCGAGGCCAGGACGGCGATCAGATAGGCGGTCCGGCCGCTCGCGGTCGCTGCAGCACGCGCGGAAACGCTCGATCTCAGGGTTTGAGGCGACGACAGCTCGAACGGCGCCGGGGGCTTGCCTGCGGCCACGGCCATCTCGACAGCGGCGGAAGATTCAAACGTCGGTTCCGGATCGATCTCCGGCGCCACGGCCGGGACGACGTCGAGGGATTCGGCAGGCGGCGGGGCAGGCTCGGCCTCGGGCAGGGGCTCCGGCTTGGGTTTCAGAGCAGCGGCGGCGCGTTCCTCGGCCTGGCGGGCCTCTTCCGCCAGACGGCGGCGGCGGCGTTCGGACATGGGCCGTTCGGGCGGCCTTACGGGCAGGGGCTCCAACTCCGCATGCGGCTCGGCTTCAATCTCGGGCGTCGGCTCGACCTCGACCTCGATCTCGACGTCAGACGCAGGCGTGTCCGGCATCTCGAGGGGCGGGACGGCCTCGTTGTTGGTCAGTTTAAGCGGCGGCCGGTTACGGGATTTCATCAGGCGTCGAGCTCGATTCATGCGCGTGGCGCGCGAGAACGCGCCGATTCGACCCTAGCGGGTCAAAACCCAAGGTCCAAGCCGTACAGATTCAACAGACGTGGACTGTTCGCGATCAGCAATCGCGCCTGGTATCTGCGCTGAAGGCGGCGGACTTGTCCGGACGGCAGTCTGCGCTGCGATGGACTTCGCGTTCCGCAGGCTGGGACGAATGGATGTCGACGCCGAACTGCGACAGTACGGCAGCCGCCAGCAATGCGATGAAGCCAGCGATCAGTTCCACCAGCGCCTGCATAGACGGCGTCTCCAACAGCCCCCATGGCCGATTGTTTTATGCGCCTGTTTGGCGAACGTCACAATCCCGCCGCGTAAAGATTGACCGGGCGTGGCGTGCATGAAACGGAGAAGAGGAGGGCGTCCGCATCGCGGTGTCATGCGAATCGGGCAGGCAGGCTGAATGACCCAAGACGGCGACAGCTATGACGGCAGTCTGCTGACCCCCGGAGCGGGCGTCTGGCGCAGCGAGATCGCGCACAGGTTTTCCATCCTGATGGAGAACGAAACCTATTTCGACGCGCTGTCCTCCGCCCTCCAGAAAGCTGAACGGTCGATCGTTGTCCTGGGTTGGCAGTTCGACCCCCGCACCCACCTGGACCCGGAGACCCGGCCCGGCGAAAGACAGCATGAGATCGGCCACCAGTTGCGCATGCTGGTGAAGCGCAAGCCGGACCTGGACGTCCGGCTGCTGATCTGGAAGTCGCCTTTGCTGATTGCCGCGTCCCAGGGCTTCTATCCCCACCGCGCCCAGCGCTGGTTCCGCAAGCGGATGGTCGAGTTCCGCATGGACGCGCCTGGCCCCATCGGGGCCTGTCACCACCAGAAGGTCATCGTCATTGACGACCGCGTCGCCTTCTGCGGCGGGGGCGACATCTCGACGGATCGTTGGGATTCCGTCGAACATCTGGACGGAGATCCGCGTCGCGCCCTGCCGAACGGCGTGATCTGCAAGGCCCGCCATGAGGTGATGTGCGTGATGGATGGGCCGGCCGCGCGCGCTCTTGGCGATCTGGCGCGCGAACGCTGGTTCAAGGCGACATGGGAACGGACCGTGCCGGACGAGGTGGAGAGCGATCCCTGGCCTGACGGCGTGCCGGTGCAGATGACCGAGGCGCCGGTCGGCATCGCCCGCACCGAACCCAAGTGGAGCGGCCGCCACGAGGTGCGTGAAAACGAGGCCTTGCACCTGGAGGCGATCCGGCGGGCCAAACGACTGATCTATTTCGAGAACCAGTATTTCACCTCGCCGATCATCGCCGCCGCCCTGGCCGAGCGCCTGGCCGAGGTCGACGGCCCGGAAGTGGTTGTCGTCTCTACCGGCAAGAGCCCCAGCTGGTTCGACAGCATGACCATGGATACGGCCCGCGCCGAGGTGTTGTACCGGCTTGAACAGGCCGACAAATACAATCGGTTCTTCGCCTTCGCGCCTTTGACGGCGGAGGGCGACCGCATCATCGTTCACGCCAAGGTGTCGATCATCGATGATCGGCTGTTGCGGATCGGATCGTCCAATCTGAACAACCGGTCGATGGGGCTGGACACCGAATGCGACGTCGCGGTCGAGCCGACCGATGCGGCCGGCCGCGCGGTCATCGTCCATCATCGCCATCGCACCATCGGTCACTGGATCGGCGTCCCAGCTCAGGATTTTGCGGCTGTGGAGGGGGTGCTGGGGTCGACGGGCGCGGCCATCAGCAGTTTCGGCAGTGACCGGCTCAAGTCCTTGGGTTCGGATCCGCCGACGCGGATCCAGCGGATCTTCGCCGAATGGCAACTGGGCGACCCCACCTCATCGACCGACGCCTGGCGGCCCTGGAAAAGGCTGAACCGTTCGCACCGCACGCGGCCCGCGTCGGAAGGCGGCCAGGCCCCCGG is a window encoding:
- a CDS encoding DUF423 domain-containing protein — its product is MTPSRNLIVFAALNGALAVALGAFAAHGAGPQVKTLLSTGAHYQLAHAVFALACTLWTGGGRWARIAGWLGAAGGLVFSLALAFVALLSLPVMGAVAPIGGLLMIAGWLCLAFAAFRS
- a CDS encoding MFS transporter translates to MELGSRSRAALQYVLMFGGLGVSLPYAGLWMRAQGLSGAEIGVLLAAPMLGRLITGPALAVWADGFRYRRTPIALLAALAGLGYGAAGLSEGFAAWAVCWFIGATGAAAIIPLTDVLTLRLARREGFSFAVPRGFGSAAFVATNIAVGFVLRATGPEAVIVGVILACLGIAVVARRVLPAEPVHDGPPIPGWDRFRGMGRLLKDPVLVTALVAIGAVQAAHAFYYGFSAIVWRGQGIEPHLTGLLWAFAVAAEIGFMWIVDPWRRRRGIGAWPLLALAATAAVLRWGLMAAAPPLWILWPLQALHALSFAASYLAGIELTERLAPRDSQTTAQTLSSTLSAGVLIGLATLASGPLYDAYGAGGYLAMAGLAGLGLIAVMALKPMLVARARFEATGPYGRP
- a CDS encoding phospholipase D-like domain-containing protein, whose protein sequence is MTQDGDSYDGSLLTPGAGVWRSEIAHRFSILMENETYFDALSSALQKAERSIVVLGWQFDPRTHLDPETRPGERQHEIGHQLRMLVKRKPDLDVRLLIWKSPLLIAASQGFYPHRAQRWFRKRMVEFRMDAPGPIGACHHQKVIVIDDRVAFCGGGDISTDRWDSVEHLDGDPRRALPNGVICKARHEVMCVMDGPAARALGDLARERWFKATWERTVPDEVESDPWPDGVPVQMTEAPVGIARTEPKWSGRHEVRENEALHLEAIRRAKRLIYFENQYFTSPIIAAALAERLAEVDGPEVVVVSTGKSPSWFDSMTMDTARAEVLYRLEQADKYNRFFAFAPLTAEGDRIIVHAKVSIIDDRLLRIGSSNLNNRSMGLDTECDVAVEPTDAAGRAVIVHHRHRTIGHWIGVPAQDFAAVEGVLGSTGAAISSFGSDRLKSLGSDPPTRIQRIFAEWQLGDPTSSTDAWRPWKRLNRSHRTRPASEGGQAPG